The genomic stretch GTCACACCGATCGAACGAAGCCTCAAAAATGGATATGTGAAGGGTGTTACTGAGAAATCAGATATTTACCACATTCATTTAGGGTTTGCCTTGCTATATAACTGGTCCTATCAGGATGTCTATTTGTGGCGATGACTTTTATGGCACAGTGTGTGCTGAATGCACTCCTCCTAGGCATTGTCCAAGCTGGATCCGTTGGTTAATTGTGGGGTTTGTGAAGGGTCTTCAAATGGGGTAGCTCTGGCTCATTCATTCAACAGCCACATCTTCTTAGACAGCCTCACATCCAAGAGTTGTTGCTTTAGGGCTCATTCCCAGTTGGAAAGTTTGGTTGGCTTGGAGCAATTCTCGGTGTCTTATGGGACACTGCATGGTTGCCCCGAGCTTATTTGTTGCAACGACCTCCAAGCAACACGATCAGCACCATAATTCTTGGAATGCTTTTTCATATCATTATCTGCCATAGAGAGAGGTTGTGATTGAGCAACAGCTTGCATTTCAGGGCGTCCCTTAAATGCGGTTTGGTGGAATGTCTCTGCTGTGACCTGTAGCCGCTGGCCTACCTTGGCAAATAATGGTGCTTGTGTGAACTGAATTGAAGGGTTAGGTGCTTAGGATTGGTCCAGCTTTGATTGTGATGTAGTAACTTGATATAAATGGTAAATGCATCCGACATTCCCAGTGAAGAAGAAGTTCTTTGTCTGGTTTTACCTTTtgagtttcttttcttttagctGTGCATATACTTACTGGTAAACAAGTTTCAGTAGTTCAAATGGTAGGGATGATGTCGCGGAAGATCACCAAGCAGGTCAATGTCTAAGCTCCTGCAATGGCTGTATTTCGTCCCTGAGTATATAGGGTTGTTCAAATTTGGGTCCAGACTGATTGGTCCGATCTAGCACCGAGGTCTCTCGGTCCATAACTGGTTTTTGGTCTGGTCTAGTCCTAGTCCAAGGCCAAAATTTGGTTatggttatttaattttaatgataattaaagtaaaaaaaaatgcctaatatgcaatatattgtatatatataatatctaggatattttgttaaaattttatattgaaataacgaaaaagAAAAGTATGGATCGATCCCAACCTCAATTCGTTTGGTTTTCTATTtgtaatcttttttaattttggccCCCGTCTAGTTAGGTTCGAATCGGATAAACACTTTTACCAGTATAGCTTTCGACAATCAAGTTAGTATTTAAAAAGTGTAAGTAGATATTAGTGAGTTTCTAGAATTAGACGTGTTATTTGTTAAGACCTTACTCATTTATATAGGTCAAGGGCATAATATCTAGTCAAGATTTTttgtcaaatctctcgatcaaGATTTTTGAACTCCCAAGTAAGATTTTTTAGGTGTGGACTTTTTCATGAAGTAACAAAAATGCTAGTAGATCATGTGTCACACTCTAATTAACAAGACACATGACACGTTTTAACTAGTAAGATACATGATATATTTTGAATTCACACTAATAAAATACGTGAGAGATGGTGATTGGCCTTTTTTCAAAAGAGATCTCAaaggataaatttataaaaatatacataactcaaaatattttctcctattATCAAGTGGTGTCTATCGTCTTCTTTGCATTCAAGTTGATAGGGTGGCAAAGAATAGAAAATGCTGTGTTTTTATGGAGTCATTGATGGCGGCTTTCAAGTACTGTTCCTGAATGATGTTGatgatgggggggggggggggggggggctcacATAATGCAAGGTTGAACAAAATCAAGGTTAGAACAGGGAGCCCACAAATGGATAAGACAATGTAAGAAGAGGACATGGGCGGGCAAGCAGAAGCTAACCCCTCAAATTacagatttttaaaaataaaatgagatctcTTAATTATGTTGctagaaaatagaaatgaaaaacgTTTCTGATACAAAACGAAAACatgaaaattgatattttttttaaaaaaataaacataaataaggttcgaaatgaaaataaaaaatgttttgaaaataagaaaacggTCCATGTGAGgcgttttcgtgcaacatagtcTCTTAAGATAGCACTTTGAACTCTACCCAACTCAAGTCTACTTAGTAGaataaatattacataataCAAATTCTTGAAGAATGCCTGATGATAAATCTCActcacaaaatttaaattcttattgcGAAAATAATACCTATTATAGTTAAAAGTCAAACAATAGGCCAAAAccatatttataaatttatctttttgatACATTAGCAGCATTCAAAATTCAACAAAGCAGCataattcaaacaaaattttagcctatttttgaaaatttttaattttttttttcaaatcaccttctaaaatttaaaatttgtcacttgtcctattattattatgtcaGTTGatgttatttctttattatattgtaaaaattaataaaaataacatttaactCTTGAATTTATTGTGTTTATTAATACTAAAAATACGTAATAAGTAGGGGTGGATCTACCGTGGGGGTAGGGGGCAGCCCAAAAAACCACCAGCAATGGTGGCGACTACCAGGGACGTTTTTCAGTTatagtcaaaaataaaaaattagatctataaaaatttaacCATTAATTTGGTccacttttgtgtatgttaacccccttaacttgatatttataatattacGTTCTAATTATGGGAATCTTTGGTCAGCAACAATCACCGACGACAATTAATGACGGGGGTTGTGGTTGGTTTAGGCTATTTTTGAAGGATATATATTGGATatgttttaagaaaaaatataaaaaaaataatttcagcaACTTTTATTCAGTTATGTATTATTGTAATTGCAAATATgttagaaaaaattaatcattgaaaagaagaaataaaatctaaaatattttaagtttctttataactattatttataagaattaaataatagcattagtatttttttacatgaattctaataatttattttttatttagatatgaaaaaatttctCATAAAAAGAACAGGGTAGAGCAATATTCAATTTCTgaaacaagtaaggatcaagAATATTATAAGTATAAGTATGTTGATTTAGACAATCTTGAAGTAGATTTAGAATTACGAAAGAGTATTTTTGATTATCATTCCAACGAGAGAGATGAAATTCGATAAGCCTATTTATTGAAAGGTTCATGTCAACCATGAGGGCACcactttccaaaaaaaaaaaaaaagaaaatgaaattgtaGCGAGGGATGATGGATGAAAATTGTTGCTTAATGagcttttctctttttataaaaaatatgagattATAATTCCGAACATGGATGATGTTTATGATGTTCCGACGCGCTCAAGCCATAATATTGAACATCATACTAATATGCATCATtataaagttaaatttttttatttggtgaTAGACAAACAATTTCATGAACTCAACAGTAGACAtattaagttatttttttgtataacatGTTTGAATCCAAATAATTCTTTAATAAGGATAAGTTAGTTCATCTTGCTCGTTAGAATTTTTTGAAGTTGATCTTATACTATTTAAGAATCAGTTAgacatatataattgatatgtggtttgataatgaatttttgaaaattaatgggATTGGTGGTCATGCTGAGAAATTaatctaaacaaaaaaaaaaaaatgttgtatatccattaatatatatacttgtgaaattaattttaattcttcgTGTTATTATTGCAATtgtttaaaatctcattaaaaatCTTTTGTTTGACGGTGATTAATAGATGAATGATTGTTTGGTTACttatattgagaaaaaatatttaatataattgacaataaaaaaaattatacaataattttagaatatgaAAACTCAACAAAAGCATCTATGATTTTGTGAAGATCAAAATGTAagttcaatatttttcttttaaaactattttttttttttgaaaaacatgtgttaaaatttatataaaaataatataataatatttgatataatattttaacattatataataatactttttttatcaatatgaataattattgtattaacTTTGAGTTTTACGTTTTTTGTCATCGTTGTTCGCCACTCCCTACTTAAATATCCTACCTCCATCCTTGGAACAATTGTTTagttaacattttttttacatcacaaatataaaaattaaaaaatatataatataatatttacaaataattaatcctgttttggaaaaataattatactttaaaaacacaacattttaataaatactgctttttcaaaaaataaaaaagataaaaactgCTTTACTTCAAAAAGCACATCAATACCACAGAAACCCTAATTACCTTTCTAAATGCAAGAATTGACTTGCTATTGGATACAGCTGCATCTTGCTACTACACGCAAGAATTGACTTGCTATTTGATCACCGGGGATTTAGATTTACCTATTGGTCGTCCTCTTGGCTTCATGAGGGACTCCTAAGCAAGCACAAGCACAGCTCACCAAAGAGTCCTCAAGACTCAAGAGTCGAGGCCATTATTAGAGCAAACTCGTTTCTTTGGAACTCCACTCTGCAGCTCCGTTTCAAACAGGTACATACGTACATGCATACTATCCATAAAGCTCCACAACCACAAGGATATGGTGCAACAAACATATTAATGGTAACCAATAGGAGCCGGTGCCTCCTTCAATGCCTTCCCCTGGTATTGGATGTCCTGAAGGCAAAGACACCATTTTACCACAAGATTTGATTGGGAGAATAGTCACCAAATGCTGCGCATATATCGACAGTCTAAAAATAACAGAAATATGTCTAATCCCCAGTGTTTAAATACAACTACAACAATAGCCAAAAGGCAACATAACAAATAATGGTGGCCAAACATAATCCATAGAAATACGTGTTGAACAAATAAACCCCTGTTCTCAAATAGTCAATGAAATGCATCTCAATAATGTTCTTAACCATAAAGACAGCCTTACTACTTCCAGGTGCTAGTCCTGCTGTGTTCCATGGACAGGGGATTAGAAATTCACCACTCTTTTTGTATTCTTTATCTTATAACATTAAATCGTGATGATATAATCCATTCAGAAAAATGTGTAGCAAGACACCTTTTGTAGCAATTTCCACAGGAAAAAGTCAAAGGAATTAAGAAGTAGGAACAGTATTCAGCTTCATCTTTAAgcagaaaaaattattatcctccCAATCCCCACCAAATTCAAACTCTGCTCTTTACATGATAACTGATTTTGATGTATCCGTGATGTATGCCACTGACTTTCAAATGAATCAAACACATGGCTCACAGACACGGTTCCATATCGTGGCAGTACAATgtcaataaaatcataaatagcAAGGCAATCCAGATCTAGAAGGAAGATGATCCATCCTGTCTAAATgcaaaatgacattttaaaaGGTCAAACTACATTCAGCTAAACTACTTCAGGGAGGCTCCATCTTGtctaaaagaaaaatagcatttaaaaggTCAATCTACGTTCAGCTAAACTATCATGGCTCTGATAGGAGATGTATGTCATGATGGAATTAGACAGATCTGCTATAACTATGCAACATTCTATTGTTCAAGCAatatttgacctcttgtagaAAATCTAACGTTTTATAAGGCAAATTCATGCTTTTGCTGCAATTTCTCAATCTTTAGGATCAATACTCTAATAGGAAATGATATGCTATCCAAGCTGCAGATCTTCTATTATACTTGTACTGCACTTCTATTGGAACAAAAGTTAGTTTACTGATTTTTTGGGCAACATACAGCTGCCGTAAATTTGGTGGAACTTAATTTCTGAGTATGAAAAATTCTCTTCCTTCTGGGTGTTTTACCCTCCAGGGAGATTCAAGTTGAATGGGGATGGCTATGCCAAAGGATGTCAAGAGGCTGCTGAAGTTAGTGGGCACTCAGCAATGACCAAGGCTTACGGGTGGTAGATTCATTGGATGCTTTGTGGAAGACAAAGCTGATCCCAGATGGATCATGCATGTGCTATCCATCTCCCTAATAGAGGTGTTTTAGAAGACAAATTCTTGACTTGACAACTTCAATTCTCCTGGATGCACAATAAGACAAGCTATACCTGTGGAACTTATGGGCTAACTAGGGCGTGGAAGACAAAAAGGAGTTATGGGCTAACTTGCTCCAAGCTGCACAACAGAGGACTTTACATAATAACAGAATTAGTCaaactttcctttttctttttctctaagtAAACTTGtttttcaaataataagaaaagtaAAGTACATGAATACAGAAGGCATTAAATGGAAATCCAACAGAGAGAAGGAAAGTATAATGCCAATGATACTCACAGAAGCATAATGGTTGACATCTCGATGGTGGGCTTCATCAGCACGTATGACAGTTATAACATCCTTCAAGGTTGCATCTTTTGGTAGTCTCCAATAGTCTACCGCAATAGCAGGAGCTGgcacattttcaatttttccatgaTCAATATCCTTTAGGTACTCTGAATATGAATGTATAGCCTCCTCCTCCAGATATCCAACAACTCTATGGGCCAATTTGGGAGAGAGCAAATAAAGCACAAAGAAGGCATTGAAAAATACCCCCTGCACAGTAAGAACCAGTAACCTCTCATACCATTTGGGCTGCACAAGCTCCACCATAGTCATTAGGTGCATCCTCTCGTTTTCTGCTTCCTCAAGCAGTGCTTTTATCCAACCACCACTATGCTCAAATTTGCGCAGAGACCTAAGGTGTAGTAGCATTCCCCCCACCATACCAGGAACAGCCGCCACTGTTTCTAGCATCATTGCACGGCAGCCATACCTCCTCTGCAATATAGTTGCAGGCCTTAGTAATCAACATAATGGAGGAGAAAATAAACAATAACTAACACATTTTTCCCTCATACGGAAAAGAATAATGCCTGAGAAGTCCTGGACGCAGCCCCTGCCACTAGACCCACAAAGCAGGAAAAATCCAAATCAACAGCAACTACAGAACAGGTTTTTCAATGAATGAATATCTAATGCAAATTAAGAATTCGTACCTGAAGAACATACAAAAcccccattttttttaatttcttttgggaAGAGTATCagcattaatttgataaaattgctaAATGTTAGTCTCTTTACTGGACAATGAAGCTGCCTAACATGGACAAACATGCTCTTACTTCATCGGCAAGCTTCATCCCATTGTTCTATCTTGCTTCATGATCTCCAGTCAAGGTAAGATgctttaagaattttatatttcTCCAATAGGTTCCCTATTTTACCAGGGTGGGGTGCATCGTGAACGATAACGTTGAATCAAACTAATGTAGCTCTCCAACTACAGTGCTAAAAGCCCAGATATGATTTGATACAATTGCTAAGTGTTATTTCTTTACAGGACAAAGAAGCTGCCTAACATGGAAAACAAACATGCTATTACTTCATCACCTAGCTTCATCCCATTGTTCTATCTTGCTTCATAATCTCTAGTCAAGGTAAGAAGCCTCAATGAACTTTATATTTCCCCAATAGGTTTCTTTATCCTAACCAGTATGTTGTGAATGACAACATATAATCAAACTAATATATCTCTCCAACAGCAATGCTAGACGCCCACATATGACCCCAACACAAAACTAATCTAACCTTGACATTTTCAAAACGACACATTGTTCATCAttccaaatgaaagaaaaagagaaaagatcaAGAAAACCCACCTGAAAGAATAAATCTGTTGGGATTCTTAGGATCTTCACAGTCCTGAAAGCAACTTTATCCAAAAATGTTTTTGGTACATGATGCTTGCTGAGATCAATTTTCGAGTCCGCTTGGTAAGTGTCCCATGGCTTGAACAATGAAAAAGGGGggaaaagaagaacaagaaataattgagcataacaaaataatgaaacagAAAATAGCCCAAGATAAAACAGACGTGAAAAAGGTGTCCACCTTAGTATTCAGCTCTTTCAATAACACAACTCTGAAAACCATGCGTTTAGATTGCAAAAAGCCCAATGAAAATAACGATCTTACAATTTCCAACACTGCATCCAATTGATAAAAAAGTTGGGGAAATTGAGGTAGAAAGTTGCTCAGAAGTCCAAAGTTCAACTGAAAGCAACAACAATTTTACAGATCCCCATAGAACTCTAAATTATCTAGGCGTACATCCCTAACTGCATCTATATAGTATGTATGAATAACAAATTCTCCAATTAAGATCCAATAATGACAATGATAAAACAATACATAACAATGTAACAATTATACATCCCCCTGTAGTAAGAATCTatcaacaaaaaattgaatcaactCTTTGATaccaaccaaaaagaaaaaggacaagAAACCAAAGCATGACAAAACAAAGGCCCTGGAAGTGAAACCTGATGTCACTTTCCTCAACTGTTTGTGTCCTACTTTTGACACTCCACTTAAGCACAAATATATAAACCATCCACATACTCAAATAACTATGGCGATGGATTTAAAATCCATAAAATGCAGACACTGATATTTTCCAATCATATTCTACCAGTACAAGGACCCTAATTAAACATGGAAAGTAACATTGCATGTTGCACTTAACATGGCAAGGGTTagcatataaaattaaaaaataatgtttgaaattttttaattttacacaaaattcaatatttgcATTGTGATAACCCTTCTTTTCACTagtttatttatgtataaaaacttttggttttggtctctttttaaattttatcagtATCCATATTTCGTTACCGCTATACCCTTCAAAATTTTAACACACTTTCTCTGTTTTTCCTTCTTTATGTCTCTCTATAAAACTTTGAATACggaacacttttttttttctttcattctagGCGACTGACGGGATAATTTGAGTGCAGATGTATGTAAGGATCGTGCAACACTATTTAAGAGCATTTTGGGTAATATCACGGAGACCAAAATTACCTTTAAAAGACAGGAGGGAATAAATATCTAAACAATAACTGAAGCAAAGAAATCAAGCTGGCATTCATGTAGAAATAGAAATAGGAAAATGTACAGAaatggagaagtaaaaatagAAGCAGTCGTACTAGCTATAAAAGTGGAGTAGTTAGCCAAACGTGGGTTAAAATTTCTAACTCTCAATTTCACCCTTAACAGTTGTTATATTCTCTAGACATTCAAATAATAACGaactaaaaaattgaagatCGAGCTTCACTTTTATGAGAACACAAATTACGATTATAAGTTCCAGACTGCTATGAAAAGGTCATAAATAGTAGAATTCGGTTGATCTGCCACGTGAACTTAGCAACATAAAGATCatttcaaaatcatcatcttatGAAGTCCAGACATTCATTAAAACGTGCATGATAATTGGGGCATCAAATAGGAATTATAAGAAAGAACCGCACCGACTGTAAATTCATATCCGTGCAAGCACTTCACGCTCACAACTCATAAGGATCCGAAATTCAAAAATCGTGAATAATCAATCATCCAAGGGGCTTGGGAGCAAAACTATACACACAGTATACGAAAAATATTATGTAAGCGCGCGCGCAGAGGCATGTAACGATTTATGTATGCATCCATAAAATATGCAGAGAATACATTGAGTAGATCAGAAGAGAAACACTATAATTCACGCAACTCCGTCATCGAAGCCACCAAAGTTGCAACGAAGTACTAATCTCAACCACGCAAAGAATTAGAACCACATATTATTACCATGAAACAgttccaaggccactcggttccATCCTCCCTGGTAATTTTGGGCCGCGAGATTCCCCAATAGCTCGAAACCGCGACACTGCCCGTCTTCTCCTCCTTTTCCGCCACTGCACTGTCCTTCCGATCCTTGTCCACCACCGCGCTCTCCTTGCGATCCTTCTCCGCGGCCGCTGAGCTCATGGCTCTCCGCCTCCAATCGTAGCCCGCACACGCCACAGCCGTATCATGAAACGGCCTCAATGTAACCGCCTTGCCTTCCAGCGGCGTCGTCGAAGTGAACACTCGGCGGTTACAGCTCCAACCGCCGGACAGACGTCGTAGCACAGCGCTTGCCACCAACTGATTCATCTTCCTCGAGTGTTGCATCGTCACTGACTTGTTCTCTGCGTCAAGTACAATCACAAACAGAGTCCAGAAGGCAGGGCCTGCGAGAGGTGAGAAAGATTTAGTGCACCGCGACGTACGCTTTAATGTAGGTCGTGTCCTACGAGGCAACCTCTGAATTGCGATTTTCAGGAGTCCTTTTCTGGTGGATTTGGGCGGTCTAGATGATGACAGGTGGCTTAATACAATTGGGTTCCAATTATCAAGGAGTATTTCGCCGTAAATCTGGACTTGTGGAGGTTGAATATCGGTGGAGCATGGTGCCGTTTTGCCCCTAAACATGATCGAAATTACGCATTCAGCCTTCTAGTGTGGCCTCGACTTcggccaaattcatattttgatcAATGTATTTTCAGGTTTGTGTGGtgaattaattttgttttgttattttaattatatttttgaattaatttaatttatattttttaattttttttgtgtcaattcaatttttttattgctttgagTATATTCTTAATACTTTgaaatcaatttaacttttgtACTTcgacttgtaaaaaaataaaattaaattcacttatttcattttatttctttttacacatcaaaatacagatgttaaattgactaaaaaatacaaatacatgaatgtaatcgaaataataagaAGTTcaaattaacatataaaaaatgtCTAAGTAATTGACAAAAAAATGCAAGTTTAGATATGTAAttagaataataaaaagtttgaataatcatacgaaaaaaatattaaaatataaaaataagtgttACCGGCATTTTCTAGACTGCATTGGGCTATTGTCTAGATTGCTTTGATAATAGTCCAATGATTGAGCCCAACCTCTCGAAACCCAATGGACCTAAGGCCAAAGACATCTTAGCGAGGTCGCATTATTGTTGAAGCCCGAGCTCCGACCACGATTGTAAGCGAGCTCCCAGTAATGCCTCTAGCTCACTGGCCGACTCGATCAGCTCgcaaaacaaatcaaaaagcAGGATAACCAGATATAATATCTACCTGTCTTATCTGTGATAAACTAAGTTCCAGGTGGTGCAGAactttttctcctaattttatGGAAACTAGTGCATCACCTGTGTGATGCACGAATATcgcaagaaaaaatataatcgtTAAAACAGAAGTTACATAATTCAGTAGTTATAACaaatgaaaatcataataaagaagtagaaaataaacaaaataatcatgttaCAATCGTCagaaatgaacaaacatacaacaaaattagttattcaattatttaggAATATATATGCCCTTTTTTGTctgatctttttttatttttaaccttttttatgcttttattataGTCTTTCTACTAATACATATGTgtgtatttaacaaaagaaaaatgctattggtacacctattttgtacatcttgggctaccataagggggtattatgacaaaaaaaacccctcatgaggcgcataaaGGCGCGTGAGGCGTATGTGAGACGCAGGATATTTTGGTtataatacccctttatgtagcccaagatgtacaaaatgggtaTACATTTAGCATGATTCTTAACAAAAGATTGTATCCAACGTCTATAGTATTTGTGACTCGTTAGAGTGAGGTTAACGTTTATcatttttaacataatattttcactttgatgcatgaaacactaaaaatgtgacatgtcttattTTGAATTCTCAGTAGTACTTTGAATTtcgtgtaaattataaatacccCATACTATAAATATGGGGTCAAAAACTAttatacaaacataaaaaaatgcatATTGTTAGCAGTCGTAGACTAAGTATCATTCTGGATCAACCACGTAAAAACTCTCACGTATTATTTGTTGATTGTgctattattttcttctcctcgtGTTCGTAATCATTTTATCAGTACGTGTCAACGAATCACAATCGACTAATTCTAAATGTCGACGATAAGAATAtgagtttcataaaaaaaaaaaatattcaatataaaGATAACATATTTGTATTAGGTAATTTGaatacacataaaaaataaaatatattttaaaattataaaaattattaattgtcatgtatttatattataacatcatcatataatattattaaattatgatatCACAATAATACAATGACGTGACATTACCATTGTATTAATAACTAGTTTACAGTTTTACAATTACTAATAGTAAACGTATTGACATAATATGACAatccaataatatatatatatatatatatacatactaatTTGTTTAGTATATTGGGTCCAAGACGGGATCGAACCAAACTTGTTCGGTCTTGTCTTGGACCAAGTTTTTCGAACTAAAATTTGAACACCCGAATCAACCAAGTAACAGAATTAGAGACAGGATTTACAAGAATCAATGAATGAGAGGGAAACACAATCTCAGCAACTCAACCAAAGCTATATTAATTGGATCTCTTTGTTTAAGCGTCTACTACCCACAATGAAATTGCCAGGCAAAAAGAATCCGCCTTTCATCTATCTAATGGAATGATACTGATCGGATGATACATGCTTTGGTGGCAGCTTGCGAAGGATGAAAAGCACCAGAGCCGAAGGGAAAATCTCAACCATCTgaagaacagaagaagaagagcataCATCATCGCTCAGAGATAACATTCATACTCAAAACTCAGAAACTCCCAGTATAAGAAAGCTTAGAAAATAACTGGATTTCAGTTGGGTCGATTCATTTCCTGTCAAAAATGATCTCTCAGCCAAATCATTTTATGATGAAGTCACCCGAAATGAATCCGTATCACGATGATGCAGCATGCCATCGAGAAGAATCTGGGCTAATTTTGCCTAGGGGAGGTAGTGATTGATTTAAAACGTCGAAACAAGGGTTACCGTGTAATAGACAAGATCTAGCACAGGGTGATCCAGGACATCGACATCAGCATCC from Diospyros lotus cultivar Yz01 chromosome 9, ASM1463336v1, whole genome shotgun sequence encodes the following:
- the LOC127810642 gene encoding ubiquinol oxidase, mitochondrial-like, with product MQHSRKMNQLVASAVLRRLSGGWSCNRRVFTSTTPLEGKAVTLRPFHDTAVACAGYDWRRRAMSSAAAEKDRKESAVVDKDRKDSAVAEKEEKTGSVAVSSYWGISRPKITREDGTEWPWNCFMPWDTYQADSKIDLSKHHVPKTFLDKVAFRTVKILRIPTDLFFQRRYGCRAMMLETVAAVPGMVGGMLLHLRSLRKFEHSGGWIKALLEEAENERMHLMTMVELVQPKWYERLLVLTVQGVFFNAFFVLYLLSPKLAHRVVGYLEEEAIHSYSEYLKDIDHGKIENVPAPAIAVDYWRLPKDATLKDVITVIRADEAHHRDVNHYASDIQYQGKALKEAPAPIGYH